In Paludibaculum fermentans, the genomic stretch GAGGAATGGCTGCAAGGTGTGAACACGGTTTCCGTGACTGCTGGTGCGTCAGCGCCTGAGAATCTGGTTCAGGATCTGATCCAGTACCTCATGGACCGCGGCTTCGGCACGATGGAAGAGATGGACATCGTCGACGAGGATGTACGCTTCCAACTGCCGCATGAACTGCAGGGGGGAATGGTCAAACTGACCACGATCACCACTTCCACGGCGGCGCCGGCCACGATATGAGCCCAGGATTGCAGGTAGAGGACGCATTACTCACCGCCTCGGCGAAAGCCGCGCGGAGCGCCTCTGAATACCTGCTCTCCCGACAGGATCCAGCCGGCTACTGGTGGGGCGACCTCACGGCCGACTCCACACTGGAGTCGGACTGGCTGCTGCTGCTGCTCTGGCTGCATCCTCCGAAGAACGGGCAGTGGGTGCCTCCGGACCGTGCAAAAGTCGACCGCGCGGTCGCGTCGATCCTCGCCCGGCAGAACGCAGACGGCGGATTCGCGATTTTCGCCAAGGGCCCCTCGGAATGCAGCGCCAGCGTGAAGGCGTATTTCGCACTGAAGCTGGCGGGACTAGGGGTGGACGACACCCGGATGTCGCGCCTGCGGGAGCGAATCCTGAGCCTGGGCGGAATCCAGGCCGCCAACAGCTACGTCAAGATCAACATGGCGCTGTTCGGATTGTTCCCGCGCCAGCATGTACCCAGCGTTCCGCCGGAGATCATGCTGCTGCCGGCCAATCTGCTGTACGAAATGTCCTCCTGGACCAGGGCTATTGTCGTGCCCCTGTCCATTGTGCAGGCCAACACGCTGGGCAAGCCGCGGCCGGTGCCGGACGGGTTCGACCTGAGCGAGTTGTTCAAACCGGGTGCGGACATCACCTTCCACAAGGCCGACTCGTTCTTCTCCTGGAAGAACGGCTTCCTGATGGCGGACAAACTGGTGAAGGTTTGGGAGCGTCAAGCTCCGGGCAGCATCCGGGCGAAGGCGATTGGTAAGGCGAAGGACTGGATTTTAGAACGTTTCCGTCACTCGGAGGGCCTCGCCGCCATCTATCCAAGCATGCAGTACGCCATCATGGCGTTGGACTCGCTTGGATACACAGCAGATTCGCCGGAACGGGTTGAGGCGCAGAAGCAGTTTGACGCCCTGTTGGTGGACGACGGCAAACGATTCTTCTTCCAGCCCTGTTTTTCACCGGTTTGGGATACGGCCATCGCCGCTTACTCCTTGGGAGTAGGGGGTTTTGCGCCGGACGACCGGATGAAGCAGTGCGGCGACTGGCTGTTGTCGAAGGAAGTCCGCCAGAAGGGCGACTGGAGCGTCAAGCGGCCGGACACGCAGCCGTCCGGCTGGTATTTCGAGTTCGCGAACGAGTTTTACCCCGACATCGACGATACTGCCATGGTTTTGCTGGCCCTCTGGCACACGAGATCGAGCCGGCAAGGTGAGTTTGATGCGGCGGCGGGCCGGGCCATTGACTGGCTGCTGGCGATGCAGAGCAAGGACGGCGGGTGGGCCGCGTTCGATGTCGATAACGACACACACAGCCTGAGCGAAGTACCCTTCGCCGACCACAACGCGATGCTGGATCCGACCTGCCCGGATATCACCGGGCGGGTACTGGAAGCGCTGTGTTTGTGGGGCGTGAGCCAGGATTCGCCGGCGGTGCGCCGCGGCGTGCAGTATCTGCGGAAATCGCAGGAACCAGACGGCAGTTGGTATGGCCGCTGGGGTGTCGACTACATTTACGGTACGTTCCTGGCCCTGCGTGGGCTGCGGGCGGCTGGCTACGACGAGCGCGAGGCGGAAGTCTTGCGCGCCGGTGAGTGGCTTCGTTCCGTTCAAAATGCCGACGGCGGCTGGGGTGAGAGCTGTGAGAGCTACGCCCGGAACACGTTTGTGGGGGCGGAGAGTACCGCTTCCCAAACGGCGTGGGCCGTGCTCGGCTTGCTGGCGGGCGGTGATACGACAAGCGAGAGTGTTCACCTGGGCATCGATTTCCTGGTTCGGAACCAGCGCCCGGACGGAGGGTGGGACGAGGATCTGGCGACGGGAACGGGTTTTCCGCGGGTCTTCTACCTCACCTATCATCTTTACCGTCATTCGTTCCCGGCTCTGGCGTTAGCGGAATATATGAAAATAAAAGGCGGAAGAGGCGCCGGACACCCATGAAGGTGACTGCGTCCCGGCCGCGCGGCGGCGCAAGGAAGGCGCCGCGGTAGCCAATGGGGTCTGATCTTAGCGAGGCGAAAGCTTGAAGCCGGCGTTAGTGACTGGCGCTTCGGGGTTTCTCGGCTGGCACGTGGCAAACGGGCTGGTCGAGCGAGGCATTCCCGTGCGTGCGATGGCTCGTAAACCGGAGAATCTGCGGGGGTTGGACGTCGAAATCGTGCCGGGTGACCTGCGCGACGCGGATTCGCTGCGCAGGGCTGTCAACGGCTGCAGCCTGGTGTTCCATGTGGCTGCGGATTACCGGTTGTGGGTAAAGAATCCGCAGGAGATGTACGACTCCAACGTATCCGGGACGAGGAATCTGCTGGGCGCGGCCCGGAAAGCGGGCGTCGAGCGCGTCGTCTACACCAGTACGGTGGGCTGCATTGGCTTTGTTCCGGGCGGGTTGGGCAACGAGACAACACCCGTGACCCTGGAAGACATGACCGGGCACTACAAGCGGTCGAAATTCCTGGCTGAACAGGAAGCCCTGCGGTTCGCGCAGGAAGGCTTCCCGGTGGTCATTGTGAATCCCACCGCGCCCGTTGGCGATCACGACGTGAAACCGACGCCGACCGGGCAGACGATTGTGGATTTCCTGGCCGGACGAATCCCCGCGTTTGTGGATACGGGTTTGAACATCGTCGACGCGCGGGAGACTGCCGAAGGACATTGGCTGGCGTGCGAACGAGGCAAGTCCGGAGAACGGTACATCCTTGGCAGCGAGAACCTGACGCTGGAGCAGATCCTGGGCAAGCTGGCGGCCATCAGCGGCAAGACCGCGCCCAAGACGAGAATTCCGTGGGTGGTTGCCCTGGTGGCCGGCGCGTTTTCAACGGCTTGGGCGAATATCAGCGGGGTGGCTCCGCGCGTTCCACTGGACGCTGTCCGGATGGCCCGAAAGAGAATGTGGGTGAGTTGCGCCAAGGCAGAGCGGGAGTTGGGGTTCCGTCCCTCGGGCGCCGATCTGGCTCTGCGCAAGGCTGTGACCTGGTTTGAGGCAAATGGCTACTGTTGACGGCAATCCAATTGTGGCGATCGCCGCCGAAGCCCGCGAGTTTGAAGGGCTGCTCAGGCACGCGTCCTCGTTGTCGGAACTCGACTGGCCGGTGCAGTTTGCCAGGCGAGCCGAGATCGGCGGTGCGTCGTGGATCCTCTCGGCCAATGGCCCAGGTCCCAGGCTGGCCGGAGAAGCGGCGGAACTGGCCGCCCGGCAGTGCGAGCCTCGGGCGTTCATCAGTACAGGATTCTGCGGGGCTTTGGACCCCGCGTTGGATGCGTGCCAGGTTTTTGTCGCCTCCAGCGTGGACGCCAGGGACCAGGGCCGCCAGTTCGATTCGAATCCGACGAATGTGGATGCGCCGCATGCACAGGGCCGACTGCTGTCGGTGGACCGGGTGGCGGTGACAGCCGCCGAGAAAGCCGCCTTATGGGCGGAAGGATCTTCCGTTGTCGAGATGGAAGCCGCCGCTGTTGCAGATCGGGCGGAAAGATCGGAAACTCCGTTTTATTGCATCCGCGTCGTAAGTGATACAGCCCGCGATGAGATGCCACTCGATTTCAACTTGTACCGCGACCCGGATGGTCGCTTTTCGCGCGGACGCATCGTGGCCGCCGCACTAATGCGGCCCGCCTGTTTCGCCGGGCTGATCCGCCTGGACGCCCACTGCCGCCGCGCTTCCACGAATTTGGGGGATTTCCTTGCCGACTGCCGATTCTAAAGTGAACGGTTCTCCCAACGGCACGATGATGGCCGCCGTTTATACCGGCCAGGGCCACATTAGTGTGGAGCCCGTACCCGTGCCTCAGATCGGACCTGGAGAGATTCTGGTTCGAGTGGAGGCCTGTGGCATCTGCCACACGGATTTGAAGAAGGTGGAGCATGACCTGCTGCCGCCGCCGCGGATCTACGGGCATGAGTCCGCTGGTGTAGTTGTACAGGTGGGTGAAGGTGTTACCAAGTACCGTACAGGCGATCGCGTAATCGCTTTCCACCACATTCCTTGTAAGAAATGTTTTTATTGCTCGAAGAAACTGTACGCACAGTGCGAAACTTACAAGAGGGTCGGCATTACGGCCGGGTTTGAGCCTGCCGGCGGCGGATTCTCCCAGTACATCCGGGTGATGGATTGGATTGTTCGCGACGGGGTCGAATTGATCCCTGAGGGTGTGTCGTTCGAGGTCGCAAGTTTCGTTGAGCCCGTGAATACCTGCCTGAAGGCGGTCGTGGAGATGAATCCGCAACCCGGGGATGTGGTGCTGGTTCAGGGCCAGGGGCCGATTGGGCTATTGTTTACCATGCTGGTGAAGCGGACTGGGGCCACCGTACTGGCAACGGACGCGATTCCAGAACGTCTGGCGCTGTCCCGCAAGTTCGGGGCGTCTGAATCGTGGGATCCGCGCACGGAGGATGTTGCGCGGTTATGTAAGGCATTGACGGAGGGTCGCGGCGTGGACCAGGTATTCGTCGCCGCCTCGGCCAAAGGGATTGTCGATCAGGCGATAGCCTCATCGCGTCCTGGAGGCAAAATCTTGCTGTTTGCGCAGACCAGTGACACGGAAAGAATCGAACTCTCCGGCGCTGACATCTGCAAGTTGGAGCGGACGCTGTTAGGGTGTTACAGCGCTTCGGTCGATCTTCAGGCCGAGTCCGCACGATTGGTATTTAGCGGGGATTTGCCAGTGGAAGATTTGGTTTCTCACAGACTTCCGCTCTCTGAGATCCGGGAAGGCATTGTCCTGGCGTTGCATCCGGACGGCAAATCGTTGAAAATAATGGTTCAGCCACAGAGGTTGTCTTAAGTGAACAAGCAGATGATGGCCGCCGTGCTCTACGGGCGTGAACAGGTGCGCGTAGAACAGGTGTCCGTGCCTCAAATTGAAAAAGGCGACGTGCTCGTGCGCGTGCGGGCCGCACTCACGTGCGGTACCGACGTGAAGGTTTTCCGTCGCGGGTATCACGCAAAAATGATCGTCCCGCCGGCCCTGTTCGGACATGAGTTGGCGGGCGACATCGTCGCCGTAGGCGAGCATGTGGAAGGCTTCCACGCGGGTCAGCGCGTCGTGGCAGCTAACTCAGCGCCCTGCCTGAACTGTTTC encodes the following:
- the shc gene encoding squalene--hopene cyclase translates to MSPGLQVEDALLTASAKAARSASEYLLSRQDPAGYWWGDLTADSTLESDWLLLLLWLHPPKNGQWVPPDRAKVDRAVASILARQNADGGFAIFAKGPSECSASVKAYFALKLAGLGVDDTRMSRLRERILSLGGIQAANSYVKINMALFGLFPRQHVPSVPPEIMLLPANLLYEMSSWTRAIVVPLSIVQANTLGKPRPVPDGFDLSELFKPGADITFHKADSFFSWKNGFLMADKLVKVWERQAPGSIRAKAIGKAKDWILERFRHSEGLAAIYPSMQYAIMALDSLGYTADSPERVEAQKQFDALLVDDGKRFFFQPCFSPVWDTAIAAYSLGVGGFAPDDRMKQCGDWLLSKEVRQKGDWSVKRPDTQPSGWYFEFANEFYPDIDDTAMVLLALWHTRSSRQGEFDAAAGRAIDWLLAMQSKDGGWAAFDVDNDTHSLSEVPFADHNAMLDPTCPDITGRVLEALCLWGVSQDSPAVRRGVQYLRKSQEPDGSWYGRWGVDYIYGTFLALRGLRAAGYDEREAEVLRAGEWLRSVQNADGGWGESCESYARNTFVGAESTASQTAWAVLGLLAGGDTTSESVHLGIDFLVRNQRPDGGWDEDLATGTGFPRVFYLTYHLYRHSFPALALAEYMKIKGGRGAGHP
- the hpnA gene encoding hopanoid-associated sugar epimerase gives rise to the protein MKPALVTGASGFLGWHVANGLVERGIPVRAMARKPENLRGLDVEIVPGDLRDADSLRRAVNGCSLVFHVAADYRLWVKNPQEMYDSNVSGTRNLLGAARKAGVERVVYTSTVGCIGFVPGGLGNETTPVTLEDMTGHYKRSKFLAEQEALRFAQEGFPVVIVNPTAPVGDHDVKPTPTGQTIVDFLAGRIPAFVDTGLNIVDARETAEGHWLACERGKSGERYILGSENLTLEQILGKLAAISGKTAPKTRIPWVVALVAGAFSTAWANISGVAPRVPLDAVRMARKRMWVSCAKAERELGFRPSGADLALRKAVTWFEANGYC
- a CDS encoding phosphorylase family protein, giving the protein MATVDGNPIVAIAAEAREFEGLLRHASSLSELDWPVQFARRAEIGGASWILSANGPGPRLAGEAAELAARQCEPRAFISTGFCGALDPALDACQVFVASSVDARDQGRQFDSNPTNVDAPHAQGRLLSVDRVAVTAAEKAALWAEGSSVVEMEAAAVADRAERSETPFYCIRVVSDTARDEMPLDFNLYRDPDGRFSRGRIVAAALMRPACFAGLIRLDAHCRRASTNLGDFLADCRF
- a CDS encoding alcohol dehydrogenase catalytic domain-containing protein; translated protein: MPTADSKVNGSPNGTMMAAVYTGQGHISVEPVPVPQIGPGEILVRVEACGICHTDLKKVEHDLLPPPRIYGHESAGVVVQVGEGVTKYRTGDRVIAFHHIPCKKCFYCSKKLYAQCETYKRVGITAGFEPAGGGFSQYIRVMDWIVRDGVELIPEGVSFEVASFVEPVNTCLKAVVEMNPQPGDVVLVQGQGPIGLLFTMLVKRTGATVLATDAIPERLALSRKFGASESWDPRTEDVARLCKALTEGRGVDQVFVAASAKGIVDQAIASSRPGGKILLFAQTSDTERIELSGADICKLERTLLGCYSASVDLQAESARLVFSGDLPVEDLVSHRLPLSEIREGIVLALHPDGKSLKIMVQPQRLS